The following are encoded together in the Triticum dicoccoides isolate Atlit2015 ecotype Zavitan chromosome 6B, WEW_v2.0, whole genome shotgun sequence genome:
- the LOC119324300 gene encoding histone H2A-like, protein MDASATVATGKGKKGAAGRKAGGPRKKSVSRSVKAGLQFPVGRIGRFLKKGRYAQRVGSGAPVYLAAVLEYLAAELLELAGNAAKDNKKSRIIPRHLLLAIRNDEELGKLLAGITIAHGGVIPNINPVLLPKKTAEKSPKEPKSPKKTAKSPKKA, encoded by the coding sequence ATGGACGCCTCAGCCACCGTAGCCACCGGGAAGGGGAAGAAGGGCGCGGCCGGGCGCAAGGCGGGCGGCCCCAGGAAGAAGTCCGTGTCGCGGTCCGTCAAGGCCGGGCTCCAGTTCCCCGTCGGCCGCATCGGGCGTTTCCTCAAGAAGGGCCGCTACGCGCAGCGCGTCGGCTCCGGCGCCCCCGTCTACCTCGCggccgtcctcgagtacctcgCCGCCGAGCTGCTGGAGCTGGCGGGCAACGCCGCCAAGGACAACAAGAAGAGCCGCATCATCCCCCGCCACCTGCTGCTCGCCATCAGGAACGACGAGGAGCTCGGCAAGCTGCTCGCCGGCATCACCATCGCGCACGGCGGCGTGATCCCCAACATCAACCCGGTGCTGCTCCCCAAGAAGACGGCCGAGAAGTCCCCCAAGGAGCCCAAGTCGCCCAAGAAGACCGCCAAGTCCCCCAAGAAGGCTTAG
- the LOC119324342 gene encoding disease resistance protein PIK6-NP-like yields MAGVRAGTGALTSLLGKLTALLSDEYTLLAGVRKEAEFLQRELGAMQGLMETLAAKPRLDPENIICIRLDPQEKLLKGNVRELRYAIENCVDRFMLLIGSKGDADGGFMSDTVRRLKTLRKRHELATQFKDLKALVMEESQRRERYRLDSPAQTSSGSVVELDPRLPALYAEAKGLVAIDGPRDRVVSWLAEKSLDLKVVAIVGGGGLGKTALAMEAYRNITGGFECRASVSVSRTLYIDKLLKDVLSHVDEDVFQKCQKERWENEQLIRQTRKFFTGKRYFIVIDDVWKDEDWKFVKAAFPDNHNGSRIIVTTRITSVANSCCSNSGDHLYKMAALNDVDSRRLFFKRTFHSEKSCPPHLEKVSVKILKKCGGLPLAIITIASLLANKPQSTGEWEKLQDSIGTGLSYENDDGGKGMRDILLLSYWDLPHHLKTCLLYVCIYPEDHRINCAELKSKWIAEGFVATQWGNLYQEAENYFNGLVNRNLIQPVDVGYDGIVHYCQVHDMVLDLIISLAEEENFALILNGRVCNSLPSKIHRISIQSSGQEHKGATHEITKSKLHLRSLSVFGEEESIPLLVDFRSLRVLDLLYGGLWRENRHIKNVGSLSQLRYLRLNGEKITKLPDEIGELRYLETLHLRGCRSLTTLPSSMVRLQKLVRLFVYAGLWLPADVFGSMQALEEVSCINHVDNAVKFAEVLGNLTKLRKLTLCCETSHIRGHGRKERFLELLRSSVSKLAEYNLQYLYAPNELVEYMFKDQSRAFPHLQVIKVLEYMKSVPSGMASLNNVVDLDIEVRRFYEEELHLLMGLPSLTHLQLKVIDPEAWARMTAMTVGSNGFKLLKVFCFVFKGFTGTGIAFAPGAMPALRRFHLQWKAKEVMCKYSYSDSADMGIELLSGLEHLQIETDCYDATVAEVEAVEGSIAKAIALHPNRHTLQVHITTRKDDCTIFKDDEERSAAWKEYWAGQALGEY; encoded by the exons ATGGCGGGGGTGCGCGCCGGGACGGGGGCGCTGACCTCCCTCCTCGGCAAGCTCACCGCGCTGCTCAGCGACGAGTACACGCTGCTCGCGGGCGTGCGGAAGGAGGCCGAGTTCCTGCAGCGCGAGCTCGGCGCGATGCAGGGGCTGATGGAGACGCTGGCCGCCAAGCCTAGGCTCGACCCCGAAAACAT AATCTGCATTCGGCTCGACCcccaggagaagctcctgaagggcAACGTGCGAGAGCTCAGGTACGCCATCGAAAACTGCGTCGACCGCTTCATGCTCCTCATCGGTAGCAAGGGAGACGCCGACGGCGGGTTCATGAGCGACACCGTGCGCCGGCTCAAGACGCTGCGGAAACGCCATGAGCTCGCCACTCAGTTCAAGGACCTGAAGGCTCTCGTCATGGAGGAGAGCCAGCGGCGCGAGAGGTACAGGCTTGACAGCCCTGCCCAAACAAGCAGCGGGTCCGTCGTGGAGTTAGACCCGCGGCTGCCTGCGCTCTACGCGGAGGCCAAGGGCTTGGTGGCCATCGACGGCCCCAGGGATCGGGTTGTCTCTTGGCTGGCGGAGAAGAGCTTGGATCTGAAAGTGGTGGCCATTGTTGGAGGTGGAGGGTTGGGGAAGACGGCTCTCGCCATGGAGGCCTACCGCAACATCACAGGCGGCTTCGAGTGCCGAGCATCTGTGTCGGTGTCGAGGACCCTTTACATTGACAAGCTCTTGAAGGATGTCCTTTCTCATGTCGACGAAGATGTGTTTCAGAAAtgccagaaggagaggtgggagaatGAGCAACTAATCCGTCAGACCAGAAAGTTCTTTACAGGAAAGAG GTACTTCATAGTTATTGATGATGTATGGAAAGATGAAGACTGGAAATTTGTCAAAGCGGCTTTTCCTGATAATCATAATGGCAGCAGAATAATTGTTACTACACGCATTACCAGTGTAGCTAACTCATGTTGTTCTAACTCTGGTGATCACCTCTACAAAATGGCAGCACTAAATGATGTTGATTCTCGAAGATTGTTCTTTAAGAGAACTTTCCACTCCGAAAAATCCTGCCCTCCTCATCTGGAAAAGGTTTCAGTTAAGATTTTAAAAAAATGTGGTGGTCTACCATTGGCTATAATTACAATTGCGAGTTTGCTAGCCAATAAACCTCAAAGCACAGGTGAATGGGAGAAACTGCAAGATTCAATTGGTACTGGTCTTTCATATGAGAATGATGATGGTGGAAAAGGAATGAGAGATATATTATTACTTAGTTACTGGGATCTTCCACACCACCTGAAGACTTGTTTATTGTACGTATGTATATATCCAGAGGACCACCGTATCAACTGTGCAGAACTGAAATCGAAATGGATAGCTGAAGGATTTGTTGCTACACAATGGGGAAATCTGTATCAAGAAGCAGAGAACTATTTCAATGGACTTGTCAATAGAAATCTGATTCAGCCAGTTGATGTTGGCTATGATGGCATTGTGCACTACTGCCAGGTTCATGATATGGTGCTTGACCTTATAATATCTTTGGCAGAAGAAGAAAACTTTGCCCTTATTCTAAATGGACGTGTCTGCAATTCTTTGCCAAGCAAGATTCATCGGATCTCCATACAATCTAGTGGGCAAGAACATAAAGGAGCAACCCATGAGATCACAAAAAGCAAGTTACATCTTCGCTCACTGAGTGTGTTTGGAGAAGAGGAGTCCATACCCCTACTTGTGGACTTCCGTTCCTTGCGCGTATTGGATTTACTTTATGGTGGTTTGTGGCGAGAGAATAGGCATATAAAGAATGTGGGAAGTTTGTCTCAGCTGAGGTATTTGCGACTTAATGGTGAAAAAATCACCAAGCTTCCTGACGAAATTGGGGAGTTACGCTACTTAGAGACTCTCCATTTGAGGGGTTGTAGAAGCCTCACAACACTGCCATCAAGTATGGTTCGCCTACAGAAACTGGTGCGCCTATTTGTTTACGCAGGCCTTTGGCTGCCTGCAGATGTGTTTGGGAGCATGCAAGCCTTGGAGGAAGTATCATGCATCAATCATGTTGACAACGCAGTAAAATTTGCAGAGGTGCTCGGGAATCTAACAAAACTGAGAAAGCTCACGCTGTGTTGTGAGACATCTCATATACGAGGACATGGTCGTAAGGAAAGATTTTTGGAACTTTTGCGGTCATCTGTATCCAAGTTGGCCGAATACAACCTTCAGTATCTTTATGCTCCTAATGAATTAGTAGAGTATATGTTCAAGGATCAAAGCCGCGCCTTTCCGCACCTCCAAGTTATTAAAGTGTTGGAATATATGAAAAGTGTTCCCTCAGGAATGGCTTCCCTAAACAATGTCGTCGATTTGGACATAGAAGTTCGGAGGTTTTATGAGGAAGAACTCCATCTTCTCATGGGTTTGCCTTCTCTGACCCATCTCCAGCTGAAGGTAATCGATCCGGAGGCTTGGGCGAGAATGACAGCGATGACTGTCGGTAGTAACGGATTCAAGCTTCTAAAGGTGTTCTGCTTTGTGTTTAAGGGGTTCACGGGAACAGGAATAGCATTTGCACCAGGTGCTATGCCAGCACTCCGACGGTTCCACCTTCAGTGGAAAGCAAAGGAGGTTATGTGCAAATATTCATATTCTGACAGTGCTGACATGGGCATCGAGCTTCTTTCAGGCCTTGAGCACCTCCAGATTGAAACTGATTGTTATGACGCAACTGTGGCcgaggtggaggcagtggagggttCCATTGCAAAAGCAATCGCCCTGCATCCCAACCGGCACACTCTTCAAGTCCATATCACTACTAGAAAGGACGATTGTACTATTTTCAAGGATGACGAAGAGAGGTCCGCGGCATGGAAGGAGTACTGGGCCGGACAGGCGCTCGGTGAGTATTGA
- the LOC119320962 gene encoding FBD-associated F-box protein At5g60610-like, whose product MEKAAPAAVARKRESDGTAGSRPRNRARCGNYDGNWVAEDPISRLPDAILGTVISLLPTKDGARTQALSRRWRHLWRSAPLHLQANSSLCSNLRSRPTIINRILSDHPGPARRFHFPFIQFTSGDIDSRRTELDGWCQSQALDGLQELDIYYGKWSSEPPHISFPLPSSALRFAPTLLVVKIGSCNFPSEISPSLSFPLLKELTLRCVSISEDVFNRVLSGCRALESLLLWDILAARRLHIRSLTLKSIGFRARSACTQELVIEDAPCLERFMSLYPPDISFETIRVIGAPKLKTLGLFSPCVSTLQIATLVVQGMSPVSLANSVCTVKVLALYSSGSNAVLNVLRCFPRLEKLYVTLKKHPKMDMVNVHLCDPLDPIECLEIHLKKLVFENYKGRDQDGDFAKFFILNAKVLKEIKFSSPKGNDIKWVADQQRLLQVEDRASRDAEPEFRSEFSCLGNTKHIHDLLDDPFDCSCCRIEWDVLSGEACP is encoded by the exons ATGGAAAAGGCGGCACCGGCCGCCGTGGCAAGAAAGCGCGAATCCGATGGGACCGCTGGCAGTAGGCCAAGGAATCGGGCACGCTGTGGCAACTATGATGGAAACTGGGTGGCCGAGGATCCCATCAGCCGCCTCCCTGATGCCATCCTCGGCACCgtcatctcccttctccccaccaaggacggCGCACGCACTCAAGCCCTCTCCCGCCGATGGCGCCACCTTTGGCGCTCCGCGCCCCTCCACCTTCAGGCCAATAGCAGCCTCTGCAGCAACCTTCGCTCGCGCCCCACCATCATCAACAGGATCCTCTCCGACCACCCTGGCCCCGCCCGTCGCTTCCACTTCCCATTCATCCAGTTCACATCCGGCGACATAGACAGCCGGCGCACCGAGCTCGACGGCTGGTGCCAGTCCCAAGCCCTTGACGGCCTCCAGGAGCTCGATATCTACTACGGGAAATGGTCGTCAGAACCGCCTCATATTAGTTTCCCGCTGCCGTCATCTGCACTCCGCTTTGCACCCACCCTCCTCGTGGTCAAGATCGGCTCGTGCAATTTCCCCAGCGAGATCTCACCATCGTTGAGTTTCCCCCTCCTCAAGGAGCTCACCCTCCGGTGCGTTTCCATCTCGGAGGATGTATTCAACCGGGTGCTCTCTGGATGCCGTGCCTTGGAGAGCCTTCTGCTGTGGGACATTCTTGCTGCGCGTCGCCTCCACATTCGCTCACTAACTCTTAAGAGCATTGGCTTCCGTGCTCGTAGTGCTTGCACACAAGAATTAGTCATTGAGGATGCTCCCTGCCTCGAAAGATTTATGTCACTTTATCCTCCGGACATAAGTTTTGAGACTATCCGTGTAATTGGTGCACCTAAACTGAAGACATTGGGCCTTTTTTCACCATGTGTATCCACACTCCAGATTGCAACTCTCGTTGTCCAG GGAATGTCCCCAGTCAGCTTGGCAAACTCAGTATGCACTGTGAAGGTTTTGGCTCTCTACTCTTCTGGCTCGAATGCAGTTCTAAACGTCCTCAGGTGCTTTCCCCGCTTGGAAAAGCTCTATGTCACT TTGAAGAAACACCCAAAGATGGATATGGTAAATGTGCACCTGTGTGACCCACTAGATCCAATTGAATGCCTCGAGATCCATCTAAAAAAATTGGTATTTGAAAATTACAAAGGCCGTGACCAAGATGGCGACTTTGCGAAATTCTTTATTTTGAACGCAAAAGTGCTGAAGGAAATCAAATTTTCAAGCCCTAAGGGCAACGATATTAAATGGGTGGCCGATCAACAAAGGCTGTTACAAGTAGAAGATAGAGCTTCTCGAGATGCTGAACCTGAATTCAGAAGTGAGTTTAGCTGTTTGGGTAACACCAAGCATATTCATGATTTATTGGATGATCCCTTTGACTGCTCGTGTTGTAGAATTGAATGGGATGTTCTTTCAGGTGAAGCATGTCCATGA